Within the Cervus canadensis isolate Bull #8, Minnesota chromosome 17, ASM1932006v1, whole genome shotgun sequence genome, the region TTGACCTACGGCCCTATGCCCCCATTAGTGCTTGTGGCTATAAGACACTGGGAACCAGGAGGGTAGAGGAGGGGAGActgggaaaggaagaagagggggCGACTGACGTGTGAAAAGGGGTGGggaggttcctctgcccattcattcattaattcatattCATGCATCTATCATTCATTCCCTGAGCGTGAACCAGCAGGCACTGACGAGTGAAGCATGCCCTCGAGGTGCGCCCCCTCTGGGTGAGTGGGCAGGAGGGCTGGGCTGACAGGGAGACAATTTTGGGGTTGGGGACCACACGTGATAAAAATGCACACTTTGAActccctctcagttcagttcagttcagtccctcagtcgtgtccgactctttgcgactccgtggagggcagcacaccaggcttccctgtccatcaccagctcccagagcctgctcaaactcatgtcctttgggtcagggatgccatccgaccatctcatcttctgtcatccccttcttctcctgccttcaatcttccccagaatcagggtcttttccagtaagtcagttcttcacatcaggtggccaaagtattaaagtttcagcttcagcatcagttcttctaatgaatattctggactgatctcctttaggacagactggtttgatctccttgcagtccaagggactctcaagagtcttctccaacaccacagttcaaaagcatcaattcttcagcgctcagccttctttatggtccaactctcacatccatacatgactactggaaaaaccatagctttgactagatggacctttgttggcaaaataatgtctctgttttttaatatgctgtctgggttggtcacagcttttcttccaaggagcaagtgtcttttactttcatggctgcagtcaccatctgcagtgattttggaggacccccccccaaaaaaaataaagtctgtcactgtttccattatttccccatctatttgccatgaaatgatgggaccggatgtcatgatcttagttttctaaatgttgagttttaagccaactttttcactctcctctttcactttcatcaagaggctcttcagttcctcttacctttctgccataagggtggtatcatctgcgtatctgaggttattggtgtcttgattccagcttgtgcttcatccagcccagcatttcacgtgatgtactctgcatataagataaataagcagggtgacaatatacagccttgatgtactcctttcccaatttggaaccagtctgttacatgtctggttctaactgttgcttcttgacctgaatatagatttctcagaaggcaggtaaggtggtctggtattcccatctcttgaacaaatttttcagtttgttgtgacccacacagtcaaaggctttggtgtagtcaataaagcagaaatagatgtttttctggaactctcttgctttttcaatgatccaatggatgttggcaatttgatctttgcttcctctgccttctgtaaatccagtttgaacatctggaagttcatggttcacatactgtcgaagcctggcttgaagaattttgagcattactttgctagcatgtgagatgagtgcaattgtgcggtagtttgaacattctttgggattgcctttctttgagattggaatgaaaacagacctttcccagtcctgtggccactgctgagttttccaaatttgctgacatattgagtgcagcactttcacagcaacatcttttaggatttgaaatagctcaactggaattccatcacctccactagctttgcttgtagtaatgcttcctaaagcccacttgacttcacattccaggatgtctggctctaggtgagtgatcacaccattgtggttatctgggtcatgaaaatattttttgtatagttcttctgtgtattcttgccgcctctttttaatatcttctgcttctgttaggtccataccatttctttcttttattgtgcccatctttgcatgaaatattcccttggtatctctaattttcttgatgagatctctagtctttcccattctgttgttttcctctatttctttgcattgatcactgaggaagactttcttatctctcctttcttctttggaactctgcattcacatgggtatatcttttcctttcttctttgcattTAGCTGCTCTGcttttctcggctatttgtaaAGACTCCTCAACcactttgctttttgcatttctttttctctgattcctagaatgtcgatgttcactcttgccatctcctgtttgaccacttccaatttgccttcattcatggacctaacattccagattcctatgcaagcaagattgttcttacagcatctgactttacttccatcaccagtcacatccacaactgggtgttgttttcactttggcgccatctcttcattctttctggaattatttctccactcttctccagtagcatattgggcatctaccgacctgggagttcatctttcagtgtcctatctttttgctttttcatactgttcatggggctctcaaggcaagaatactgaagtggtttgccaatgccttctccagtggaccacattttgtcgaACTcgccaccatgacccgtccatcttgggtggccctataacgcatggctcatagtttcattgagttagacaaggctgtggtccatgtgattggtttgattagttttctgtgattgtggttttcattttatctgccctctgagggataaggataagaggcttatggaagcttcctgatgggagagattgactgtgggggaaactgggtcttgttctatttggcagagccatgctcagtaaatcttcaattttctgttgatgggtggggctgtgttccctccctgttgtttgactgagaccaaactatggcagaagtaatgaagataatggtggtgatggtggtggtttagttgctaagtcttgtctgactcttgtgaccccatggactgtagcccgcaaagctcctctatccatgggattctccaggcaagaatactggggtgggttgccatttccttttccaggggatcttcctgacccagggattgaacccgggtctcctgcattgcaggcagattctttaccaactgagttaggAGGGAAGCCCTGacgaagacaatggcaacccccttcaaaAGGTCTCATGTGCACACAGCTGCacccagtgcccctgaccctgcagcaggccaccgctgacccgcGCCTGCCTCTGCGGGAGACTCATGGACACTCACAGGAaagtctgagtcagtctcttgtggggtcactgttccttcctcctgggtcctggtgtaaagaacattttgtttgtgccctccaagagtctatttccccatTCCTGTGTAAATTCTGTAACCAAATCCCACTgccctccaaagtcaaattcccctgggggttctcagtccctttgccagatccccaggttgggagaTCTGTTTTAGGTGCTAGAACTGTCTTAACAGCGTGAGGATTTATTTGGTGTaactgttctgcagtttgtgggtcatctgctctgTGACTCTATGATGGGGTTAACCtccaacctcctccaagagggcttatgctgcacccaggcctgctgcacccagagcccctgcccctgccgcaggccactgctgacccatgcctccgcaGGTCCAGACAGGGTCTTCAGGTGACGCTGAGAGCGTTTGGACAATATGACCTTAGGCCAGGAGCTCTGAAACCTCGAAGACTTTTTGCTGGACACCTCTTGCTTGGGGTGATAGGTGAAACATGAACAAGGCCTGGCAATGAGGCAATGTGGCTGGGTAGCCTCCTcggggtggggaaggggcggTAGGGCGGGGCCAACTGAGGCCCCGCCCACTGGCCGGCTCTGTCAGGTGCGGTCGCCTTCCGCCTTCCGAGGTGTCTTGGCCTGAGGGGCACTCGTAGCTGGCTCCTGTCCCAGGTGACGCACATTTGAGCCGCCGGCGCTCAGCGACCCGGGTTCGAGTCCCCGCGTCGGCTGTCATGGCGGACGCGGAGCCGGAAGCTGAGGATGGCTGTGAGGACGGCTGCAGAGGCGGCCGGGCTCCCTTTTCCCAGCGCGGGAGCGCCGCTCGCGTGGCCCCACTGGGCCCCGAGCAGCTGCGCCGGGTCCTGGAGCAGGTGACGAAGGCGCAGCCGCCCgcggagccgccgccgccgccgccgccgccctgcGTGCTGGACGCGGCGCGGCGGCTGCGGGACGCGGCCCAGCAGGCCGCCCTGCAGCGCGGCCCCGGGGCCGAGCCCCCGCGCCCGCCGCGCCTGCTGCCTCCGCAGGTGAGGCGCCGGGAGGGgccatggggaaactgaggcccagagggggcCGAGAGGCCTCGCGCGGGGAAGGAAGGCTTCTCCGCTTGGGCCTTAGAGCCTTCCTGCCCGAGAGACCGGCCGTTAAAGTTCAGGGCATCCCCATACTCGGCTCCCTGGGGACGGCAGGCCCCCCGCCCCTGTCAGCGCGCCGGCACCGTCAGCTCCACGCCGCCGGGATCCTGCCCGGGGCTCCTCTCGCAGACGTTTCGTCCCGATTTCGTTGAGCACTCACGGTGTCCGGGCGCTGCGGCGGGTGCGGCGTTTGAACACAGTCTGTGAAGAGGGGCCGGACCTGGGGGCTGCTCCAGAGTGAGGGGTTCCCAGGCCTGACACCGGAGCGGAGACCTGAATGGATTAAGAGGAACCAACGTAGAGAGTCTTTCAGGTGGAAGGTGCTGCAAGTGGCCCGGCCGAGACTCGGGGGCAGAACGAAGTACCTTCTAGTGACTTGATGCAGCACCTTCCGCTCGCAGTGGTGGCGTCTGCGTTTGCAACCCCTGTTACAGACCCGGCCGCTGCCTGACGTTCGCTTAATGAATGAAACCCTGATTCCCGGGTCACACAGCTCTTGGCCGCTAAGGAAGCTGCAACTCGAACATGGGTCTTCCCATCCCAGAGGGTCCAGAGTAGCATCTGTCCCTGAGGTCGTTCATGTCACCTGTAAAGTCTCATCCGCTTTCAGCACTGGGCTTGTAAATGTCACCTTGCTTCTTACTCCAAAAGTGCCACAGAGATCCTGCCGTTAGACGACATAGGTCGAGAATAGAATCAGCAGGCTTCACTGagtttatgtttttgtttctgactGAGGGATTTGGCCAGCTAAGAGTCGTACCCAGTTGGTCATCAAGACTGGAGAGTTGTCTCACTAAAGTCTGGGGAGACAAGTATGACTGCCCAAACATCAAACCTTCTTAGAAGTGTGACCTTGGGTACTTCTAACTCTTTTGACtttggcttcctcatctgtaggaGGTTTGTCTCCTCCTGCGCTGAGGAAACAAATGCCTCCCACTGCAGTCCTGCACGGCAGGTCTGTGGAGTCAGAAGGGCTCCGGTGGCTGAGTCTGTCCATCTCCTCTCTGTATCCGGCACTGTGCTGGACTGCTTGGGTCTCAGCAACCACACAAAAGTGTTTTTATcagtattttacagatgaaggaggAGCTGAGAGAGGCTGAGTGATTACCCCCAGGCTCCCCGAGGCGTGGCTGCACTCCAGGGCCTGTTGAATGTGGCTCTGGCTTTTTGGATTAGATAACTTAGGAAAGAGTCCAAAAATGATGTATTcccaaaaatgaaagcaaacttaATTGGAGTTGGATAGCATGATCATGTTCTGTAGCTCTTCTCATTGGGGTGATATAAATACTTAATGTATTCACGATACTGTGGTTTTGCATTCAGTTCTTATAATACCCTTTGCCCCTGGCTGTGCCACAAAGGCCACAGAGATGGAGGTTATGATGTGACCAGGAGGTGACTCATCACTCAGATAACTTCTGGTCACGGTCAGAAAGCTAGAGATACTCACTAAATAGGACAGTGAGCCAAATGCACTGAGAAAGGGCAAGGTTGTTTCTGGCCAAGGGGATGAGAAGGGGTGGTCTGAACTAGACCTGGGAGGGTGGGTCCGAGTTGAAAATGCAGAAGAGGAGAGGCAATGGGGACGGGGACCCAGGTGTGATTGGAGAACACAGGCAGGGGAAGATGGTGTGGATTAGAAGGTACAGACTGAGTGAACACACTCCCTCAGGTCAGCTCCTACCCCTCCCACATATATCCTGCCCCACAGAGATATTTCCGGTTTCCTCCACACAGTGCCCCCTTTTCATGCATCCATGCATTCACACATGTTTTTCCTTACACCTAGAATATCTGTTCCAAAAATTCTACTCATCCTACAAGTTCCCCTGCGGAGGTCACCTCTTCCGGGAAGCCTAGCAGCCCTGAGCTGTTGCTTCTCTTACTGCACCTGTTGCACCACGGTGGTGGTGTGTTCCTATCAGCATTCCTTGATTAACCTAGTCTGCCTTCAGATTTACCAGTGGAGCTTTTGAAAGTACAGATGTTGAGGCAAAGTACAGACCTGAGTCAGCAGGCCTGCAGGTGACAGGCATGGCAGGGGAAACCCCGCCTCCCCACGGGTGAGGCTGGGACCTGACTTGTTTATGAATTTGCCCCCAGTGATTCTTAGgaaaagtttgttgaatgaaatagACATATAACAGGTATCAGGTAGAATACCCACTTGGTAAACTAGTCTTCGGAGCAGATTAAAAAATCAGACCAGCTTTGCCTCTGTGGTAATTCAGAAACAATAGGATTTGCTCtgtgttggggtgtgtgtgtgtgtctgtctgtctgtctttattGGCATTATCTGATAATACCTCAAGAGCTTAGAGAAACATTCTAAGTGATTGgtagtaaaaagaaacaaatgtgacTCTTAAAAGATATGCAAAGTAAAGCTAGTTGTCATTTGATTCATAGTGACTCAGGGCCAGCTCTGCACACCTCCTCAAAAACCAGTATATTGAATTGTCTGCTGTTTGTAGTAAGTATATAATGTGCAGACAGATCTATTCCAACCTCCAACTTGATTTCAGTGTGGGTTTTCATTCTGTCCTGTGTTATATTTTGATTGACCCTCTCCTTGGTAGAGGGGTTGAGTCCCGGCCTGTTGGTGGCCGCCCTGTTAGTGATGGCTCTCAGCGGGGGCAGTTTTGCCCCACAGAGGGCACTTGGCACGTCTGGCGatattttggttttggttttcatcTGTTTGGCTGCATTGGGACTTAGTTGCGGTTCACAGGGTcttcattgtggagcacaggctctggagttcGGTGCCCCAGCTTAGTTGCCCAGAGACacgtgggatgttagttcccccaaccaggggtggaacccacatctcttgcactggaaagcaggttcttaaccactggacccccagggaagtccctggagacatttttgatgatGACAGCTTGGGGAGTGCTGCTGGCTTCCGCTGGGTGGAGGCGGGGCTGTGCTCAACGCTGCCCAGCTCAGCTGGCATGACAGACTTACTGGTCCAAGATGTCAGCTGTGGCGAGTTGAGAAAGCCAGCTCTGGGTGATGAGGTTTATCTGTCTTTTCTCCCTGAAGAAAGATGCTCTTTGTTTCTGCTCAGTGAGGGCAGGAACCTCGTTTTGCTGCCCCTGTTCCCCTCGACGTTGTATCAGGCACAAGGTCACTGCTCAGTAACttggtggggacttccctgggagtctggtggctaagactccacactcccaatgcagggggcccagtttgatccctggtcaggggactagatcttgcatgtcacaactaagagtttgcatgctacaCTAAAGATCCTCTGTGCTAGAGTAAAGATTGAAGATACCGAGTGTTGAAACTAaaacccagcatggccaaataaataaatactctttttaaaaaatacttgtggAACCTAGTTGGCCGCAGCCCTCCCCTTTGGTGGGTGCTTTCTGTTACAGACGGCGCTGCCTTCACCCTCCTAGACTTACATCCCTGTGACAGTGCCAGTGTTTCTTCTGGGATCCAAGAAGCAAGATTGCGGGGTCGAAAAGcacatgcatttaaaattttgttagggacttccctggccattcagtggttaggactctgctctttTACTGCCAAGGgctcagattctatccctggtcgggaaactaagatcccacaagccatggggacaaaaggataaaataaaaatttgttagatgttaaaaaataaaagctggtgAAGAAATGCAGCCCATCTCCTAGGTGTGTGCCctggtgtgtgcacacacatctgCGATCCGTGACGGCGCAAAGCAGGCGGAGAGCGCAGGGCGGGAGGCCACCTGTTGCCTCTTGCTACAGAGCAATGAGCGCGCGCGGGCTGTGCACCTCCCTACGGGTGAATTTCACAAGCAAGGTAGGGAAAAACCCCACCAGCATACCAGAGATGATGGTCACGTATATAACGTTTGAAAACACATCAAAACAGAACTACTTATTTTTAGGGATACCTACAAGtataatgtgggcttccctggtagctcagctggtaaagaatccacctgcaatgcaggagacctgggtttgatccctgggttgagaagatgccctggaagagggcatggaaacccactgcagtatttttgcctggagaatccccatggacaaaggtgggctgtggtccatggggtcgcagacttggacacgactgagcgactaagcacaagtgTGACATAAAGAACATGTGCAAACGACAAACAGCATGTCCAGGGTAGGGTGAAAAAAGGCACACCGACGGGGGCCAGAGGACGTCCCAGTCTAGTACTGTGGCGCGGCATAACGTAGGTGGTGGGGACCCGAGTTGCATAGTTCTTTatggtttttttaatttccagaatttcactgaaaactttaaaaaaataaggccaCGTATTGAACTGAGTCCAATTTAGAGTACTAAGAAAAAGTACACGtggtaaaactataaagaagGATATTTTTTAATGGTTCATGAGCTCAActgagtggatttttttttttaaatgatgtagtAGATACTGGTTTAGCTAAAAAGTTGATTCGGTTTTTTCCATAAGAttgtacagaaaaacctgaatgaactttttggccaacccagtgctATCAGAAGGCATTTATGTAGGAGTGGTCAGTAGTTATTTGAACTTTTTGTGTATATAAGCAAATGCTTCTTATATATGCAAGTACAAGAGATGTGCTATTAAATGTGATATTAACATCAAATAGATGTGACGTAAAATAGATGACTATGGACTGGGCAGAAGGGTTGAGAAACGTCAGTGTAAACACAATAGATGTAgagtttttttatatataagatgtgtaagaaaaaaatttcagcagTGCATTTAAGATGGGAACAAAATTGCGGAAATGTTGATAAGCAcagtgcttcttttctttttctgtctttaagcAATTGGAAGCCATTTGCATCAAGGTAAGATCTGGAGAGATGAAAGGCCAGGAGAAGCCGATGCCCGCGCTGGCCGCCATCCAGCCCAAGTCGGCCAGGCCAGGCCCGCCGCCCAGCGGGCGCTGCAGCGCGGCGGGGCTCCGCTCTCAGCTGCTGGGGACACCGCCAGGAGTCCTGAGTCACCCACCCCCGCCTCCCGTTCACGTGTTCATCCAGAGGCCACTGCCCGCCCTCCGGCCAGTCCCCGTGAAGACAGTCTTGGCCGCTGAGCCTCTGAGTGGACAGAGCACTGCAGCAGTCCCTCCGTCGGCCTCTGACCTGCCAGCGATCACATCtgtttcatccagttcagcaaatttatttatttccagcTCGCAAACAAAACACGCTGAGAAACTAAAGAAGTCTTTAAAAGTGAAAACACGTTCTGGACGGATATCTCGACCTCCCAAGTATAAAGCTAAAGATTATAAATTCATCAAGACAGAGGATTTGGCCGATGGTCACCCATCCGACTCCGACGACTACGCTGAGCTGAGCGTGGAAGAAGACGAAGACCAGAGAGGGAGGCAGGCGCTCTTCGACCTAGCAAGCTGCTCCCTGAGGCCCAAAACTTTCAAGTGTCAGACTTGTGAAAAGTCATACATAGGAAAGGGGGGGCTGGCCCGGCACTTTAAACTTCACCCAGGCCACGGCCAACTGGAGCCTGAGGCATCGCCATCTGGGAAAGCCAACGGGAGCATGATCACGGGCCCCACGGAGGGTGAGACCAGCAGCCTGGCGTCCCGGGGGCCACCTACGCCAGCTCTGCCAGTTGAGGAGGGGGCTGCACCAGCACAACGTGGCCGGCAGGTAACCTTTCTGTCGGTGGTCGTGTCCCCGTTCCTGCACGCTGTCCTTGGCTTTACGTCATGTGTCTGCACTGCTGCTGGGTGGTCACGGAGAGGTGTGTCTCCTGTCTGGGCAGCCTGGCTCACTCAGTGCCCGGGAACACAGGTGCCGGTCCTTCAGGGCCGGTCAGGGAGACATCGCAGGCGCTCTTGCTGACGCTGACGTGACAGTGGCCTTGGGGAAGGTTTGCGGGGGGCGCTGGTCCACAAGGCTGCTTCCTGGACCGTCTGCAGTGACATGCGGCCTGCCAGGTTCTCTCCCCGCTTTTCCCCTTTTGAAACTCACAAAGCAGGTCCAGTCACCGTGGATTTGCATTACCACGCTAGCATTTATTTACTGAAACCCAGTGTGTGTGGTGAGCATTTGTGTGCCGTGTACACTAGTCCGTTATTTCAAAAACAGCAGTTGAGGtgtttccctggcagtccagtggttaggactctgaccTTACACAGCCTGGTTAATTTTCTAAAATCCACCTCTCTGTATATTTCTAAAGGATGACTTTTATGGTATTTGAAGTgtatccaataaaaaaaaagtttaaaaatcatgGGTGAATTATGAATTAACGAAACTCAGGTCAATTTTTTAGGTGCCAGTGACATCAGATGAGTTTTTCGTTTCATTTTGGGCACCACTCCATGATTATGGTTTGTCAGCCCAGATTTGCAGGCTGGTGTTCATCTGATATCTTAAAGGGAACCTTTGTTTAAGATGCATTGATTATCATTAATGTGTCTTGATTATGCCCAGAAGAATAATTTACAAGTTTCTTGCTTTGACGATATTTTTTCTGCTCTAAGGTTTTCATTACAGAGTATAAAGCatgattgttttattttggtttgggTGTGCACCCCAATCTAGAATGGTCAGTCTGTGGAAGTTGAAGAAGCGCTGGTGTCTGAACCAAAAAATGGAAGTTTTTCAGCCCTTTTGGGATCAGAGAGACGTCCCGGACCTAGAAGAAGCGGCTACTCCGTGGTCCCCGCAGAGCCCAGCATGGCCGTCCTGGAGCGGAG harbors:
- the ZNF839 gene encoding zinc finger protein 839 translates to MADAEPEAEDGCEDGCRGGRAPFSQRGSAARVAPLGPEQLRRVLEQVTKAQPPAEPPPPPPPPCVLDAARRLRDAAQQAALQRGPGAEPPRPPRLLPPQQLEAICIKVRSGEMKGQEKPMPALAAIQPKSARPGPPPSGRCSAAGLRSQLLGTPPGVLSHPPPPPVHVFIQRPLPALRPVPVKTVLAAEPLSGQSTAAVPPSASDLPAITSVSSSSANLFISSSQTKHAEKLKKSLKVKTRSGRISRPPKYKAKDYKFIKTEDLADGHPSDSDDYAELSVEEDEDQRGRQALFDLASCSLRPKTFKCQTCEKSYIGKGGLARHFKLHPGHGQLEPEASPSGKANGSMITGPTEGETSSLASRGPPTPALPVEEGAAPAQRGRQNGQSVEVEEALVSEPKNGSFSALLGSERRPGPRRSGYSVVPAEPSMAVLERSGAAHPPGGAGAARSRARLQEFLHQCDRADLVELALPQLAQVVTVYEFLLMKVEKGHLAKPLFPAVYKEFEELHKMVKKMCQDYLHSSGPCSEEPLEVNNSKVAESLGITEEFLRKKEVHADCIPCTCTSPEEAPEELKEAGPQKRATEIAEDGLASVKRTRRDAVPQDPAECPADDGGLQRPVPCAPAAGAGFAPGVNGGASPHPEESPATPAPERESSVAQAGRRPAALAGWAAHSGPADPTAPRQGALGRGSPVP